ACATGTCTTTACACCATTACAAATCTATACTAACCCTCAGGCATTTATTTCTCTTCGTTCTATCGAAATTCCACCATCACATACCTTCTTCATGCTTGTCGCTCCTTTCTATACATGTACATGTTTTCATGACCCACTAGTGGGGGATATCTCTGCCCGGCAACATAAACAGGCCGCAGCAGCTGCGATGTCACATTTGTGCatttcccccagcagcctgcTTGTCTCCATCAGTGTGGCTGTGAAATTAACCTTGTCCACGAATTAAGACCATGTCTGACATTTTAAGCAATGTCAGGGTGGGATCTAAGGAGCTTTAGCAAGCAACTGACCAAACCAAGCATCAATTAGTAAAGGGCAATTAAAATGATGTTTGCATTTTATGCTTGTGTAAAAACTGCCTGTGGGAATATGCTTTATAGGACAGTAATCTGACTGCAACTTAACAATGTTAATTTGATTCCTGTAAAACAATAGATGCATTGATAGCATAAATAGATTGGGGGGTGGTGTTCTTGTTCCCAGCAATGAACTTTTGAAAGGACACGGCACTACGTCGGGCCTTCGAGGATACGCGTCATTTTGTCCAGAGCAACTCCTGTCttgaaacacacaaagacaccactGAATGTCAATTTCCTTATCGAAATGTTCCATTCACTTCCCTGTAAACATCCTGTCAGGCTGGCAGGTGTATGCAGGTTTTGTTCTTCTCAGtcttgcatgcacacacacacaccgaaaaCAGGACCGCATCGCACACGCATTCTTGATTTTTGCCCTCTAATCACATTTTGTCCATGACTTGCAGGCTCTCAGGAATCCGACAGCTCTCAGACGGCTAAGAAAGACATGCTAGCAGCGCTGAGGGCCAGACAGGAAGCACTGGAGGAAACACTCAAACAAAGAATAGAAGAACTCAAGAGCATCTGCATCAGAGAAGCGGTACGAGGAACGCAGCCCGTTTTAATGACAAAAGCGAAAACAATATTTATTAGTCCCTTCTTTTAAACCTAAAATGTCCTCTTTGTAGGAGTTGACAGGAAAGCTTCCTAAGGAATATCCTCTGGATCCCGGAGAGGAGCCACCCACAGTGAGACGCAAGATCGGTACTGCTTTCAAACTGGACGAGCAGAAAATTCTTCCCAAGGGAGAGGTGAATTTTTGTCCTGTCGAAAGTAACAAACCGTTAAtgcctgaaacaaaacaaaaattccctcttttcttcatGCTTGTCTGCGCCtgggcttttttaaaaaaaaatttgtaTTCATTTATGTGAAGGAAACAGAAAGAAGCCCTTCTGAGAGTAGCTGTGCAGCTCCCTTTTTGTGCCACGAGTAGTTTTTCCACCAGCAGAACTTCTAAAAATAGTCTGGCAGCATTCTCGCCACAGGAAGTGTTGATAGTGGGATTGTGGGCCTGCCTGTATGTGCATTGGCAGCGCGCTCGTGCGTGTGTCTTGCTCAGATAGTATATATTGAAAAGACTCCACAGTTGACTTTGAAGGAAAGAGGGATTGTGTCTTAATTTAGATAAAACACCTTAAAAATGTACACACGGGGAAACAGACTCCACCCAGGCAACAGTGAGACCAGGAACAATTTTTTAGAACCGAGGTCTTTCAGGGTTTATTGCCCTCTGAATGCGTGACTGCCTTGCCTGTCTGAGGGCAAGTGAAATAATCTGTGTCCTCACCTATATCTTGACTAATCATCTGTGTTTCACTCAGTGTTTTGTCTGTTGTTCTTGGATCACATGTCTCTGCTCTACAAATCTCAGAAGTGTCAGCGTAGAAGAAAGGAGGCCAGATTAATGGTGAATTTGTTATTACTGGGGGGACAGAGTTTCTCATTAGAGCGGGAAGTGATGAGAAATCGCAGTGCTGCAACAAAGATAAAGGATTTCCACCGTCTGTTTTCTCTAGCCGGGCCGCTGTGTGTCTATCCAAATATGTTTCATGGGAGAGTTACTGTCTGAATATGTGTCTGCAGAGTCGCGCAAGCAGCTGTGGACGAATCCTGCGTCTTACCCAGCTGAGGTCACTCAAACATTGCATGCTTTCGCTCATTCTTGTCCCAGGAAGAAGAACTGGAGCGCTTGGAGCGGGAGTTTGCTATTCAGTCCCAGATCACGGAGGCAGCAAGGCGCCTGGCCAGTGACCCTCATGTGAACAGcaagaagctgaagaaacagAGGAAGACTTCTTATCTGAATgcgctgaagaagctgcaggagataGAGAACTCTATTAATGAATACCGGGTTCGTTCTGGCAAGAAACCCACTCAGAGGGCTTCGCTCATCATAGAAGGTACATTTGTGTTAGCTTGGACCAACACCACATTAGCTCTTCTCTGCTCACACAACGCCAGTATAGTAATTGTATTAACCAAAAGGCAGTGCCCCGTGTGAGGCTCGAACTCACGACCTTCAGATTATGAGACTGACGCGCTGCCTACTGCGCCAACGAGGCCTGTGGGGCTGTTGATATCTGACCTCTGTCCTCGTGGACCCCAGAGCTACATTGTTGACATTCCTTTGTAGCTTGAAGACTACACACGTGCTTGCTGCATTTGCTTTaacatgtgtgtgtcagtctgtGTGGATTTGTTCAGATGTTTGTTACCTACTTGGTTCTAGCAGACTCATAAGTTCTGACTTTAGCAAGTGGTCAACCTTtaacttttctgtttctgtatgtTGTAGAAGCGAATATTGGCTCTGAAGACAGCTCGTTATCTGATGCATTGGTCTTGGATGACGGTGAGTCTCACTCGAACTAATGTTACATTATAAAATCGTATATTTTCTTTAATGTCCCACATTAATCAAGGGATTTTTCATCCTTCAGATGATCCTCAAGTTACAGGCACCCCCACTTTTTCTCCAGTAGCATCTCCTCACAAGGGCCTCCCTCCTCGGCCACCATCGCACAGCCGGCCTCCTCCTCCGCAGTCCCTGGACGGTCTGCGACACATGCACTACACACGTTCAGACTATGATAAGTCGCCCATTAAACCCAAAATGTGGAGCGAATCTTCACTAGATGAGCCAtatgaaaaagtgaaaaaacgCTCTTCACACTCAAGGTAAGAGGAAGTCAAATGTATCCATTCCTGCCAAATGTTCAACTCGTaaattaaatgatttctttCCGTTGGATTGGGCATATAAGAAATCACAaatcctttctttcctctctggtTCTTCTCAAGTCATCGGCGTTTCCCAAGCTCCGGCAGCACAGAAGCTGGGGGCAGTAACTCCCTGCAGAGCAGCCCCATCAGGAACTTGCCTCACTGGAATTCCCAGTCCAGCATGCCATCTACCCCAGACCTTAAGACCAGAACCCCACACTATGTACATTCCACCAGGTCAGTTTTATAGTTTTACTGTAATGAAGCGCCTGTATGAATTTTGGAAACATATTATTAAACCCCAGTCAGTGTTgaaaagattctgaaatgaTTCTACACGCTATAGGTCAGTGGACATCAGTCCCACCCGTCTGCACAGCCTCGCTCAGCACTTTAGGAACCGCAGCTCAAGCCTCGAGTCCCAAGGAAAACTGTTGGCGTCTGACTCCGACGCGCACCCTCATGCCCTGGGCACACTGGGCAGCCCTGATTTCTTTCTGGGTCCAGGACGCAGTTCCAATGGCTCTGACCCACTAGATGACTGCTCCTCCTGCACCAGCCAAAGCAGCTCAGAGCATTATTACCCCTCCGGTGGGCCCCCTGGCAGCAACCCTAACTACTCTACGCTGGGAGAGGACTCGCCCTCCAAAGccaggcagcggcagcggcaaaGACATAGGTGAGCCTGTGTACCACTTCTTTTATCACATATACTATCTTAAATTGGAAGAGTTAAGAACTGAGACTTGTTTATTTGGCCTCCATCCAGATCTGCAGGTCATCTAGGTTCCTCTAATTCTGGCTCCATGCCAAACCTGGCAGCTAAAAATGGAACTGGTGGATGCTCTGGTGCAGGTGGGATGGGAGGGGGACAGCATGGAATCTACCTCCACAGCCAGAGCCAGCCCTCCTCCCAGTATCGCATCAAGGAGTACCCACTTTATGTGGAGGGCAGCCCCAACCCTGTGGTGGTGCGCAGTTTGGAGAGCGACCAGGAGGGCCACTACAGCGTGAAGGCTCAGTTCAAGACCTCCAGCTCCTACACGGCCGGTGGACTTTACAAAGAGGCCTGGGGAGGAGACGAAGGGGGAGAGGGCAGCGGGAGACTCACGCCCTCTCGCTCTCAGATCGTACGGACTCCATCATTGGGGCGAGAGGGTGGTGGCAGTGGGGGCAGGGCAGCAGTCTCTGAGGAGCTGAGGTGCTGGTATCAGAGGTCCTC
The nucleotide sequence above comes from Takifugu rubripes chromosome 9, fTakRub1.2, whole genome shotgun sequence. Encoded proteins:
- the frmd4a gene encoding FERM domain-containing protein 4A isoform X10, translating into MPAARLDGTERTPTSHTHVHTPTETHTVERTMVVQGAVTPGRTRRLMLKLPVGTLRRNSGERMTEGRRCQVHLLDDRKLELLVQPKLMAKDLLDLVASHFNLKEKEYFGIAYTDETGHFSWLQLDRRVLEHEFPKKSGPIVLYFCVKFYIESISYLKDNATIELFFLNAKSIIYKELIEVDSDVVFELASYILQEAKGDFTSNDATRSDLKKLPALPTQALKEHPSLAYCEDRVIEHYKKLSGQSRGQAIVNYMSIVESLPTYGVHYYAVKDKQGIPWWLGLSYKGIFQYDHQDKVKPRKVFQWRQLENLYFREKKFSVEVHDPRRASVTRRTFGHSGIAVHTWYACPALIKSIWAMAISQHQFYLDRKQSKSKIHAARSLSEIAIDLTETGTLKTSKLANMGSKGKIISGSSGSLLSSGSQESDSSQTAKKDMLAALRARQEALEETLKQRIEELKSICIREAELTGKLPKEYPLDPGEEPPTVRRKIGTAFKLDEQKILPKGEEEELERLEREFAIQSQITEAARRLASDPHVNSKKLKKQRKTSYLNALKKLQEIENSINEYRVRSGKKPTQRASLIIEEANIGSEDSSLSDALVLDDDDPQVTGTPTFSPVASPHKGLPPRPPSHSRPPPPQSLDGLRHMHYTRSDYDKSPIKPKMWSESSLDEPYEKVKKRSSHSSHRRFPSSGSTEAGGSNSLQSSPIRNLPHWNSQSSMPSTPDLKTRTPHYVHSTRSVDISPTRLHSLAQHFRNRSSSLESQGKLLASDSDAHPHALGTLGSPDFFLGPGRSSNGSDPLDDCSSCTSQSSSEHYYPSGGPPGSNPNYSTLGEDSPSKARQRQRQRHRSAGHLGSSNSGSMPNLAAKNGTGGCSGAGGMGGGQHGIYLHSQSQPSSQYRIKEYPLYVEGSPNPVVVRSLESDQEGHYSVKAQFKTSSSYTAGGLYKEAWGGDEGGEGSGRLTPSRSQIVRTPSLGREGGGSGGRAAVSEELRCWYQRSSGSLKDRNHSHSGSTSSETGSQQGTLGHGRGSRVGTLAKSSPAASPHSQRSMTPSSEQAVTPTPPCSPQHILNWQSGGTADSSPTEDTCQSPPQPSSDA